DNA from Helcococcus ovis:
CTTTTTTGTATATAAGGCAATATTTTATCCAATATAAAAGCATATCCACCGGCAGCTTCACCTCTAGGTCCTAATATTCCATATTTAACATACAATTTTTCTCCATAACTTTTAGCGTTTGACTCATTAATATCTGAAAAATCTTTTTCTATCAAATTCTTAGACATATTTTTTACTATTTGAAAAACCACATCAAAATCTATATATTTTGAATTATGATTTAATTTTAAATAATAACCAATAGCTCCTAAGATTAAGGCAAATGCAAAATTTAATCCTTTATGAGTATTTACATTATCAGTTGCCTCAAACATACTTTTTTCAGCTAATACTCCCTCTTTACGTAATTTATCAAATAAATTATTTATATCTTGTGAATTATTCTCATACCCTATTTTTAAATAATTTTCAAAATGATTTTGAAGTGAAAATGCACTATTGATAAAATGATAAATGTTCATATCACTATGTGATCCATTATCAAATCTGTCAACTAATCCGGGTTTAGGAGAAATTACAACTTCATATAAAATTGATCTTGTTGCCAGTGAAGCTATTTTTTTTAACTTTTTATTCAATGTGGTTTTTCTCCATTTCCGAAATAACAAATTCTTGAGAATGCTGTAGATGTTCATGAGTTATTAATGTAATCTGATTTATATCTCTATTTTTCATTCCTCTGTAAATCATAGAATGTTCAAAAATTGCTTCTTTTCTTCTTTGATCAGATAAAAGAGAAATTTCTCTAAAATATTTAAAATAAGTCTTAAATTGATTAACTATAGCCGTTAATCTTTTCATATCACTTTTTCTATAAATAAAATCATTGAATTTCTTAAAATTTTTAATAACTTTATCTATTTCTTCTAATTCATCATAATAATAGGCTTCATCTATTATTTTTTTCATCTCATCAAAATCTTCCTCTGTCATTTTTTCCATTGCCTTTATGGATGCCAGTGTATCTAACCATTTACGTATTTCATATATTTCATGAGCATCTTTGATACTTATTCCTTTTACAATTATACCTATTTTAGGCACCCTTGTGACTAAATTCTCACTTGTAAGTTGATTCATAGCATATCTGATTGGAGTTCTTGATAAATTCAACAATTCTGAACACTCATTTTCATTAATACGAGTTCCAGCCGGAATAAATCCTAAAACTATACTTTTTCTAAAGGCTTCATAAACAGATTCTTTTAAAGTTTTTGAAGAATTGAAATCTAAATTTTCTTTTACAATACTAATTACTTTCTTCAT
Protein-coding regions in this window:
- the citG gene encoding triphosphoribosyl-dephospho-CoA synthase CitG, whose product is MNKKLKKIASLATRSILYEVVISPKPGLVDRFDNGSHSDMNIYHFINSAFSLQNHFENYLKIGYENNSQDINNLFDKLRKEGVLAEKSMFEATDNVNTHKGLNFAFALILGAIGYYLKLNHNSKYIDFDVVFQIVKNMSKNLIEKDFSDINESNAKSYGEKLYVKYGILGPRGEAAGGYAFILDKILPYIQKRKNEEYDHEKIFLEVLILLMTKVEDGNLIHRGGIGEWRKVKLEAEKLYEKILKGEDIRILLNKYNKVLIERNLSPGGAADLLCISIFLNDLSLLSL
- a CDS encoding GntR family transcriptional regulator translates to MKKVISIVKENLDFNSSKTLKESVYEAFRKSIVLGFIPAGTRINENECSELLNLSRTPIRYAMNQLTSENLVTRVPKIGIIVKGISIKDAHEIYEIRKWLDTLASIKAMEKMTEEDFDEMKKIIDEAYYYDELEEIDKVIKNFKKFNDFIYRKSDMKRLTAIVNQFKTYFKYFREISLLSDQRRKEAIFEHSMIYRGMKNRDINQITLITHEHLQHSQEFVISEMEKNHIE